AGTCAATGCCTCGCGTGGTGTTTGGTTTTCTGAAATGGGTGGTCCAAGTACCAATAATAGTGTTATTAACTCATTATTCTATGGTAACGATAAGTTGAACTCTATTGGTATTGACGCGAAAAGCCAATCTTACGCACAAAACCAGTTAACCCATATATCCGTGCATAATTACAAGAAATTAGTACATGAGAACTTAACTTTCACACAACTGTTTGAAAATGATCCTAAGTTAAGTAGCGTGTTTTTGTTCAACCCTACAAGCTGGGCACTAACGGCGAATACATTGGGCCAACCATTGGGGTCACAGGGGGTCGATTCGAGTGTGGTAGATACTTTATCCTGTCAACCCGCATTAATTACTGGTAAGCCTTTATTAGGCGATGATATGGCTCTTAATCTTGACATTGCGCTTGTTGATTCTTTCGGTAATGAAAGAACAGATGTTAAGCCACCTGTAGTTGAAGTCACTTATAATGATCAATATCTGGATTCAAACGCATCTGCTTCACACTCCCAATTAATGCAGATCTGTACGAGTAGTTATGGTAATAAATTAATGTTAGGTGGTAATGGTTGGACATTTGACATTGGGGCTGAGAATTTATCCGATGGTAATTATCAGGTGATGTTAAAATCGTCTGGTAACTATTTGATTGGCGACGATTGTAGTGGAGTGTTTTCTCGTCAGTATGATTAATTAGCCTATTGTCATAGAATAAAAAGCCCTGATAGATAATTTATTAGGGCTTTGTGGCATTTTATCCATTTACTATCATTGGATCTAATCAGCTATTTTAGTACTTAGTTTCAACCTCTATCGCTTTTAATAAACTCGCGTGAGAGTGAAGTCGTTTGCTGTAACGGGAAAGGTTAGCAAAATTATCAAGTACGTTATTATTTGCTAAGATCTCAACAATGAATGACATCATGATATCGGCCCCCGTTAATTTCTCACCAACAAGGTAAGTTTTATCTGTTAACGATTCATCGAAATAACTGATCACTTTTGTTATTTCTATATCGGCATAAGCAGCCATGAAGTTTGTTTCGCAACCATCTTTTTCAACAAACATTTTCAGTAAAAGCGGTAAAATAGCAGAGCTTTCTGCAAAGTGGATCCATTGTGAATAATCGACATACTCTTGTGATGATTGCTTTGGTGCGAGCCTATCTGCGGCATACTTATTAATAAGGTACTCTGTGATTGCACCTGATTCGGTAATCACAAGTCCATCATCTTCGATTACCGGCGATTTACCTAAGGGATGAATGGTTTTTAGTTCTGGAGGGGCTAAGAATGTTTGGCTATCACGTTGGTAGGCGATGACTTCATAGTCCACACCTAATTCTTCTAATAACCAGATGATACGTTTAGAACGTGATTTATTTAGATGGTGTAATTTAATCATTTTAACCTCTTACTTAGCTACGTTAACTACAAGTTTGCCGAAATTTTCACCTTGTAGCATACCGGTAAATGCTGATGGCGCATTTTCTAAACCGTCAATCATGTGCTCACGATATTTAATTTCACCTGATTGTAGCCACATCATCATCTGTTCAAAAAACTCGTTATAGCGATGTGCATAATCATCAAAAATAATGAAGCCTTGCATCTTAATACGTTTAACCAATAGGGTGCCCATTAATAGAGATAAACGATCGGGCCCTGATGGTAATTCGGTTGCATTGTACTGCGACACTAAACCACAAACAGGAACACGTGCCCCGGTATTTAACTGGGGTAGGACACTATCAAATACTTTACCGCCAACATTTTCAAAGTAAACATCAATGCCGTTAGGGCAAGCAGCTTGTAATTGTGTATCAAAGTCGTCAGCTTTATGGTCAATACATTTATCAAAACCTAATACGTCTTCAGCGTATTTACATTTTTCAGCTCCGCCTGCGATACCTACTACGTAGCAGCCTTTTAATTTACCAATCTGACCGACTGTTGCACCCACTGGGCCAGTTGCTGCTGCAACAACAAGCGTATCACCTGATTTAGGCTGACCTATATCTAACAGTCCCATATAAGCAGTAAAGCCAGGCATACCTAAGATGCCAAGCGCATAAGAGGGGTTAGTTGGCTCAGCGCCTAATTTTATCAGGCCTTCACCGTCTGAAATGCCATAATCTTGCCAGCCGATATAAGCAAGAACCCATTCCCCAGCTTGATAATCAGGGTGTAGAGAGGTCACAACTTGACACACGGTCGCGCCAACCATAGTGCCATCAATATCGACAGGTTCAGCGTAAGATGCACCGGCATTCATACGACCACGCATGTAAGGGTCAAGTGATAAATAATTTGTACGTAATAATATTTCGCCTTTTTCAGGAGAAGGTATGGCAGTTTCTTTAAGGCTAAAGTTAGCCGATGTAGGTGCGCCAACAGGACGTGAAGCAAGTGTAATATGGCGATTAATTGAATGCGATTGAGGCATAGAAGACCCTTATTTAAGTCGTTTACGATACTGGATGACCGTTCGTCTTTTTATTGGATGTGCAAATTTTGATTAATTTCTAACGCGTTAACGATACAGCTTAGTAGACCGGTCGTCTATTAACTCGCGGTTTTTTTTGCGGACTTATCAATATTTGTAATCTAAACTTCGATGTGCATCACGTTTTTGATTGTTTTTATTCGAGTATTGTTATGAAATATTTAGTTATATTTTTAAGTTGTTTGTTATTGACAGGTTGTCCCACTGGCAGTGATGGTAACGTTGAGCGGAATAGCTACCCCGGTGAGGGCGGCGATGCTTTGCTACCTGATTATGCCGTACGGCTCAATTTAAACCCCGCTGGACTCCGTCTTGATGATAAGCAGAATCGGCTAGAGGACTTACTCGATTTAACCAAAATAGGACCTGAGGGCGCGAGCGTGGAAGAAGATTCACCTGAGTGGTTTTGTGTTTTAGATAATAAAACAAAATTGATGTGGGAAGTTAAATCGGTGGTTGGTAGTGGCGATGTTAATGATGCTGACTATAGTTATTCGTGGTTTAAATCGAATGATGCTGACTTTAATGGGCATGGTGTTACCGAAAATGGTGGTATTTGTGTCGATAGTAGTAGCTGTGACACTGAAAAATTCAAAATCGCTATGAACGGACTCGATTGGTGTGGTTACAATGATTGGCGTTTACCCACTCGTTTAGAACTACAAAGTATTATCAATTATTCGCAAATAATACCTGCCGTTGAAACTGTGTTTTTTCCTCATACTCAAAGTCTTAATTACTGGACTGCTGATATTGATATTGACGATTTGGAATCCGCTTGGATGGTTAACTTTTTATACGGCCATATCCAAGGTAATTTAACCAATATTCCAAGGGCTGTACGTTTAGTGCGTAATCAAGGTCCGCAATAAAACCAGTAATTTAAAACGTTGATATAAGCTATTTAGTTGTCATAAAAGGATGTTAATGATGAGCTTTAATATAACCCGGCACCTATTACTTAATACGAGCACTATTTTATTAGTCGTGATGTCGATGACTGCCAAAGGACTCGAACAACGCTGTAATGATAATGCTCAGATATCAACACCAAATCAACGTTTTTTTAATACTAGGCAAGGATTTTTATTTGATAAAGCAACCCGCTTAGAATGGCAAACTTGTGTTCGTGGCCTGGTGGGAAATCGATGTCAGAATGGTACGGTTCGTTATTTTACGTGGTGGGAAGCGATGATAGAACCAGCTGCATTTAATGCTACAAATGATGGTCATACTGATTGGCGATTACCTAACATTAAAGAGCTTTATAGTATTATAGAAACAGCATGCGAAGAGCCAAGTTTAAATAAATCGATCTTTTCCAATCACCCATTATCTCCAGCGGTATCTAAATCGTGGTCGAGTACACCAAGCGGTAGTAACCCAAGTAAAGCTTGGCAAGTCGACTTTCAAAATGGATTATTATATGACATTTCGAATGGCGAGCGCTTAACAGTACGTTTAGTTCGAACCTGTGATGAAGTTTGTCAGCAAGCATATGATTAGTCTAAGTATACGTATACGTATACTTTAACCGCTATAACTATATTTATATTGTGGTTTCTAGCTCTCATAAGTAATATACGCCATTATTTATAACCTTTGAGTATTAGAAGTATATGCTATTAGACCACCACAATATTATATTTTTAGCATTAATTTCAGGCTTATGTTCAAGTATTAGTTATGCTGAAAATGTACCTGTCGATAATATTGTGCTTGAAGTTCGTGAAGATTCGTTGGATGTTGATACTGTGGAAGCACCAGCATTAGATGTCAAAAAATGGGGTCTTGGTATTGGAATGCGCCGTGCAGATATTCCATTTGCAGTCAAAGATGACAATGAAGATACTGCTGTTTATGATATTTTACCATTAATGCGGTTTGAAAATGATCATGGCTTTTTACATGGTTTAGAAGGTGGTATTCATTTATGGAAAAATGCAGACCATCAAGTTAATGTATATAGTCGTTTCCGTTTCCATGATGTGCCTAAAGCGTTTCAAAATTCAATTAAGGGACAGTCATTTGACTTTGGTTTGCAATATCGCTACATCGATGGTCCTTGGGAATCTGATATTGCTGTTTTATCCGATCACTATCAGCGCAACTATAGTTATACTCGGATTAAGTATAATTGGCAGCAAGGTAGTTGGTCATTAGTACCATTTGTAGAGTTACAATGGAAAAGTGCTGATTTTAACAATCATTATTATGGCTTTGATAAAGAGGACGCTGGTGCTGGAGTTTCAATGGCTGGTGGTCTGGAAGGGTCATACCATGTAGCGAGCAATTTCTATCTGATTGGTCAATTGGGTCTAACGCGCTTAGAAGATGATGTATACGATCTAGATTCTGTTAATAAAAACTATCAGGTTGAATCTTTTTTCGGTTTCGCTTTTTATCCTGAATATGATAAGCCTTTTAACCCAACTTCAACGCAATATAAGAATGATGAATACTTACGTTTAGCATATGGTTGGGCAACACCGTCGAATATTGGAGATATCTTAAAATTCCAAGCCGAACGCGATAGTGAAAACAATCAAATGAGCTCTGTATTTTATGGTACCCAAATTGCGGATAGTTTATTAACAATGCCTATTGATCTTTATTTCACGCCTGGCGTTGTTTGGCATTATAGCTCTGATGTACAAAAAGATATTGCTGAAGTTGCGCTTGCGATTAAAGGTTTTTATACTTTTCAATTTGGGCCTCGTTGGCGCTTAGGTATTGCTGAAGGCTTATCTTATGTATTTGATGTTACCTACATCGAAGGGTTTGAATTGACAGGTGAAGACAGTAAACGTGGTTATGAAAACTCATCGAAACTACTTAATTATTTAGACTTCTCCTTTGATGTGAATGTGGGGGATATTTTTGATAGTAAGGCGTTAGCTAAAACTTGGTTTGGTTATAGCATTCATCACCGTTCGGGTATTTTTGAAAGTAGCTCGGTGTTCGGGCGTATTAAAGGTGGCAGTAACTATCAAACGGTTTATTTACAGTGGCACTTTTAGCCACCTTAAAGCTGACTCCTTTTTTAACAATAATACGCTATCTCAATGATTAGAAACGGTGCAGTTGACGATAGTCGCTAAATAACTATCGTCAACAACTTGGTTGTTTTATTTATATAATTAATTTTGTTCGCTTGTCGATTTATTGTGTTTATGGGCGGCTGCTAAGTTACCAACTGTATTCTTATCTTCATTACTGTGGGCTTCTGTAGACCAAGCATCATTGAGGTTGTCGTAATAAGTTAATGCATCTAACCCTAATAATTTTTTCAATATTCGTCGTTCAGTAAGACTGCGATTTACAAATTCAGGCTCTTGTTCATGCATTCGTTTTGCTTCTTCATGCAATACCGCTTCGTCATGACGACGGAATACTTGACCTGCACGATGAGCCTGATTGGCACGCATCCCTAATGCTTTTAATGTTTCAACACCTAAACTGATACCAGAGTCTAGCGACTCCCGAAATACATGATCAGCGCCAAGGCGGATTAATTGCTGGGCATGGTTACGATCTGTTGCCCTGACTAATACCGTTAAGTGTGGAAAATGTTTTTTTACTTGAATTAAAATGCGTTTAGTCCGGCTTGCACTTTCGACGGCAATAATAAATAGTTTAGCGTTATCGGCTCCTGCAGAATGTAATAAATTTAGCTGTTCAGCATCGCCATAAAACACCTTGTATTTGAATTGTTGCAATAATTCTATCTGGCCTACATCGTTTTCTAAAATAGTGGTATTGATATGGTAACCATGTAGCAATCGACCCACAACTTGTCCGAAACCACCAAAGCCAGCGATAATAACAGAGCCGTGAGTATTATTTGGAATCTGATGTTCTGGAGTACTTGTATTTTCAGCCAGCGGTATTTTACGTTTGAATGTTGGTGCGATGATTTTATCGTAAATAATTAGCAGTAGTGGGGTAAATACCATAGATAAAGTAACCACTAATACGAGCAGGCTAGCGGTTTCATTATCTAGTACTTGTCGTTGTAGAGAGAATGATGTTAATACAAACGCAAATTCACCACCTTGTGCAAGGGCACAAGAAAATAACCAGTTTTGACTGCGCTGGATCTTAAATACGATCCCGGTGATAAACAGTACAATAAACTTAACTGCAATTAATGCAGCTACTAGTAAGGCGATTAACATAGGTTGATTAAGTAGGAGGGTAAAATCGATACTGGCACCAACTGAGATAAAGAAGATACCTAATAATAAACTTTTGAAAGGTTCAATATCACTTTCAAGTTCGTGGCGGTATTCACTATCAGCTAATACCACACCAGCTAAGAAAGTCCCGAGTGCGGCAGATAAACCAACGGCTTCCATGGCCAAGGCAATGCCGACAACCAGTGCTAATGCGGTTGCAATAAAAATCTCTCGAGAGCGAGAACCTGCAATAATACGCAGTAGCGGTACAACGAGAAAGTGGCCGCCAATAATAATACCAGCAATAACGCCTGCAATCATTAATGCACTTTGCCAACTTGGTATTGTCGATTCAACAATAGCTGTGTCTTGTATAACGAGCAGAGGTAATATGGATAAAATCGGGATAACGGCAATATCTTGAAATAATAACACCGCAAAGGCATTCTTACCGGCTTCGGTTTTCATCAACTCCCGCTCTTGTAAATTTTGCAGCACAATCGCAGTCGATGACAAGGCAACAATTAAACCGATAGCGAGTGCTGTTTGCCACGCAAGTCCACAAGCAAGTAATAACAAGAAAATGCACAAAGTCGTGGCGCTAAGTTGTAAGCCACCCGTCCCCAAAATAGGTATTTTTAATTGCCATAATAAAGCAGGTCTTAATTCTAGGCCAACCAAAAACAGCATTAAAACCACACCGAATTCGGCAACATGCATGACATCTTCTTGATTGGAAATTAAGCTTAATGCATAAGGTCCGACAATTACGCCTGCAATCAAATATCCCAGTACCGAACCAAGTCCCAAACGTTTTGCGATTGGTACTGCCACGACACCTGCTGCAAGATAGATGAAAGTATTAAATAATACGCCATGTTCCATGGTTAGTTACCTTCCATTTTTTTTGCGACGGTTCCATCATCTGTTTGCTGTAGCATTAATAATTGCTGGCGATATTCTGCTGCTTTACGTGCAATACGCTGTGATTCATGACGTTTATGAATATCATGGAGTACAAATGGTGGTAGGTATTCTAAATTACATATTTTGCTCATCTGGCTAAAAGGTAATAAGAACTCGCTAATATTGTGTTCATTGTAACCTGAATCGGAATATGAGTTTGTACTCCCACCAGTAGAAATAGCTAGCATGAGTTTTTTTCCTGCGAGTTTGTCTCCATTTTCACCATAAGCAAAACCATGTTCGAGCACCAGATCTTGCCATTCTTTTAAAATCGCGGGGCATGAATACCAGTAAAGTGGAAATTGAAATACGATGATATCGTGATTTAGTAACAAGGCTTGTTCATACTTAATATCAATAAATGAGTCGGGATAAGCATCGTAAAGATCGTGGCAAGTGATGCCTTCAATATTTTGAATTTCATTGAATAGTGATTTATGTGCGAGAGATTTTTGTAATGCAGGATGGGCGAATAAAACGAGAATTTTGTACATATATTTTCAATCATCCTTTATTGAAATAGGTCTTTTTAACTGCATTCAATAGTTTAGCGTTTAAGACGTTAATTATATCAGTTGTTGTAATCTAAGCTTATAATATAAAACAAATTATTTCAGTGTTTTTTTAGTTGTTCTGACTGATATGGATGATATCACTCTTATTTTCCAATTATTGAATGGTTACTGCTCGTTAATATTATTAATCATATTCACTATTATTAAGCGTCTTATGTTTTAGTTGTTATGCTATGCTTTCGTCACTGAATTGATTTCGGTCAATATTTGATATTATTAATTGGTAATAACTTAACTGTTGGGGCACTTTTTACACATGACTTTGAAAAACCATCGCATACTTCCACTAACTTTATTATTGACCTGTGGTTTACTTGGTAGTGTTGCAGTCGCAAAACCATTTGCAAAAAGCGCTGGTTTTTCTGGTACGGTCGGTATTAATACGGGTGTAAGTGATACGCAAAGTCAATTTCATATTGATGATGATAATGAGCAAACCCAAGATTTGAGTAACGCTGGGAAAGCGGGGTCAACTGAGATATTTTTTCCTTTTTTTCGTCTGGACTATACAACTTCGGACTTACAAACTCAGTATTTTATTGGGCAAAGTCCTGACAAAATATTAAACAGTGCCATACAATATGAAATAGGTGTGAAACACCAGTTTGACGAACGTCAGAGTATGACTTTTGCTTATATTCCGGACGTACCGTTTTTAAAAGAAACTTGGTCAGATCCATTTTTGATCAACGCGCCAAGAGAAAAGAGTGACATTGATTCGAGTGCAGTACGTTTAGCTTATAAATTTTCCCCCGTTCAGATTGAATATTCGTATGCATCATATTCGATAGAAAATGAGCAAAGTGGTAGTCAAATGAGTGCAGAAGATCAAGCCTCGTTAAATCGAGACAGTGATTATCAAAGACTTAGTTTAGAAAGCTTATTTCCGTTATGGCAACGGATATACGGTAAAGCGAATGTGTTTTATGGTGCTCAAGAAGCTAAAGGTGAAAGTCAGAGTTTTGATGAATTTCATTATAGCCTTAGTATTATGACTAAATATGAAAGACATTTTGTCTCCGTACAAGCTGCATTTAGTGATCGTGAATACAATGCCAAAAATCCAATATTTGGAGAGGTACAAAAGGACGATGTTGCCCGTTATTCATTTATTTATTCTTATTCTGAACCGTTTAATATCGAAGGTACTAACCTTAACATTATTTATCAAAACAAAAAAAATGATGCCAACATTGCATTTTATGATAGCTCGACAAAATTATTTTCAGTCGGTATGAGTTATAGTTTTAATTAGAATTAGCATTAGAAAGAACAAAAAGGGACGTGATACAGTGAGTATCATGTCCCTTTCTTTTACCGATTGCTCCGGATTGTGTTAATAACCCAAGCTAAGCGCACTCGGTCTGCGTGGGTCAGATGCGCCGTAAACGCCTTCTTCTGTCAGCATAATGGTTTGGGTACTGCCCATTGCCGCTTTCACTTCAATCTTGTGCCCTTTACTTTCTAATAAGTTAATCGTATCGACATTTAACGCTTTCTCAATACGGATCATGTCCGGTAACCATTGATGATGAATACGTGTTGCCGCACTGGCTTCTGCAATATTCATATTATGGTCAATCACATTCATGATCACTTGTAGCGTTGTGGTGATAATACGTGAGCCCCCTGGACTACCAGTGACCAAATAAGGTTTATTATCTTTTAGAACTATGGTTGGTGTCATTGAGCTAAGTGGACGCTTTTTAGCTGCGATGGCATTTGCTTTTCCGCCAATTAGGCCGTAGGCGTTTGGTGTACCAGGTTTAGCTGAAAAATCATCCATTTCATTATTGAGTAATACCCCTGTGCCATCTGCAACCAGTCCTGACCCATAACTAAAGTTAAGGGTGTAGGTATTACTGACCGCGTTACCAAATTTATCTACCACACTGTAATGGGTGGTTTGGTTACTTTCGTAAGGCAATAATGTACCAGGGGACACTTCGCTGCTTGGTGTCGCTTTGTTTGGATTAATCT
This Moritella sp. 5 DNA region includes the following protein-coding sequences:
- a CDS encoding glutathione S-transferase family protein, with product MIKLHHLNKSRSKRIIWLLEELGVDYEVIAYQRDSQTFLAPPELKTIHPLGKSPVIEDDGLVITESGAITEYLINKYAADRLAPKQSSQEYVDYSQWIHFAESSAILPLLLKMFVEKDGCETNFMAAYADIEITKVISYFDESLTDKTYLVGEKLTGADIMMSFIVEILANNNVLDNFANLSRYSKRLHSHASLLKAIEVETKY
- a CDS encoding NADP-dependent oxidoreductase produces the protein MPQSHSINRHITLASRPVGAPTSANFSLKETAIPSPEKGEILLRTNYLSLDPYMRGRMNAGASYAEPVDIDGTMVGATVCQVVTSLHPDYQAGEWVLAYIGWQDYGISDGEGLIKLGAEPTNPSYALGILGMPGFTAYMGLLDIGQPKSGDTLVVAAATGPVGATVGQIGKLKGCYVVGIAGGAEKCKYAEDVLGFDKCIDHKADDFDTQLQAACPNGIDVYFENVGGKVFDSVLPQLNTGARVPVCGLVSQYNATELPSGPDRLSLLMGTLLVKRIKMQGFIIFDDYAHRYNEFFEQMMMWLQSGEIKYREHMIDGLENAPSAFTGMLQGENFGKLVVNVAK
- a CDS encoding DUF1566 domain-containing protein translates to MKYLVIFLSCLLLTGCPTGSDGNVERNSYPGEGGDALLPDYAVRLNLNPAGLRLDDKQNRLEDLLDLTKIGPEGASVEEDSPEWFCVLDNKTKLMWEVKSVVGSGDVNDADYSYSWFKSNDADFNGHGVTENGGICVDSSSCDTEKFKIAMNGLDWCGYNDWRLPTRLELQSIINYSQIIPAVETVFFPHTQSLNYWTADIDIDDLESAWMVNFLYGHIQGNLTNIPRAVRLVRNQGPQ
- a CDS encoding DUF1566 domain-containing protein — its product is MMSFNITRHLLLNTSTILLVVMSMTAKGLEQRCNDNAQISTPNQRFFNTRQGFLFDKATRLEWQTCVRGLVGNRCQNGTVRYFTWWEAMIEPAAFNATNDGHTDWRLPNIKELYSIIETACEEPSLNKSIFSNHPLSPAVSKSWSSTPSGSNPSKAWQVDFQNGLLYDISNGERLTVRLVRTCDEVCQQAYD
- a CDS encoding MipA/OmpV family protein, whose translation is MLLDHHNIIFLALISGLCSSISYAENVPVDNIVLEVREDSLDVDTVEAPALDVKKWGLGIGMRRADIPFAVKDDNEDTAVYDILPLMRFENDHGFLHGLEGGIHLWKNADHQVNVYSRFRFHDVPKAFQNSIKGQSFDFGLQYRYIDGPWESDIAVLSDHYQRNYSYTRIKYNWQQGSWSLVPFVELQWKSADFNNHYYGFDKEDAGAGVSMAGGLEGSYHVASNFYLIGQLGLTRLEDDVYDLDSVNKNYQVESFFGFAFYPEYDKPFNPTSTQYKNDEYLRLAYGWATPSNIGDILKFQAERDSENNQMSSVFYGTQIADSLLTMPIDLYFTPGVVWHYSSDVQKDIAEVALAIKGFYTFQFGPRWRLGIAEGLSYVFDVTYIEGFELTGEDSKRGYENSSKLLNYLDFSFDVNVGDIFDSKALAKTWFGYSIHHRSGIFESSSVFGRIKGGSNYQTVYLQWHF
- a CDS encoding monovalent cation:proton antiporter-2 (CPA2) family protein, with the protein product MEHGVLFNTFIYLAAGVVAVPIAKRLGLGSVLGYLIAGVIVGPYALSLISNQEDVMHVAEFGVVLMLFLVGLELRPALLWQLKIPILGTGGLQLSATTLCIFLLLLACGLAWQTALAIGLIVALSSTAIVLQNLQERELMKTEAGKNAFAVLLFQDIAVIPILSILPLLVIQDTAIVESTIPSWQSALMIAGVIAGIIIGGHFLVVPLLRIIAGSRSREIFIATALALVVGIALAMEAVGLSAALGTFLAGVVLADSEYRHELESDIEPFKSLLLGIFFISVGASIDFTLLLNQPMLIALLVAALIAVKFIVLFITGIVFKIQRSQNWLFSCALAQGGEFAFVLTSFSLQRQVLDNETASLLVLVVTLSMVFTPLLLIIYDKIIAPTFKRKIPLAENTSTPEHQIPNNTHGSVIIAGFGGFGQVVGRLLHGYHINTTILENDVGQIELLQQFKYKVFYGDAEQLNLLHSAGADNAKLFIIAVESASRTKRILIQVKKHFPHLTVLVRATDRNHAQQLIRLGADHVFRESLDSGISLGVETLKALGMRANQAHRAGQVFRRHDEAVLHEEAKRMHEQEPEFVNRSLTERRILKKLLGLDALTYYDNLNDAWSTEAHSNEDKNTVGNLAAAHKHNKSTSEQN
- a CDS encoding NAD(P)H-dependent oxidoreductase, translated to MYKILVLFAHPALQKSLAHKSLFNEIQNIEGITCHDLYDAYPDSFIDIKYEQALLLNHDIIVFQFPLYWYSCPAILKEWQDLVLEHGFAYGENGDKLAGKKLMLAISTGGSTNSYSDSGYNEHNISEFLLPFSQMSKICNLEYLPPFVLHDIHKRHESQRIARKAAEYRQQLLMLQQTDDGTVAKKMEGN
- a CDS encoding DUF2860 family protein, with product MTLKNHRILPLTLLLTCGLLGSVAVAKPFAKSAGFSGTVGINTGVSDTQSQFHIDDDNEQTQDLSNAGKAGSTEIFFPFFRLDYTTSDLQTQYFIGQSPDKILNSAIQYEIGVKHQFDERQSMTFAYIPDVPFLKETWSDPFLINAPREKSDIDSSAVRLAYKFSPVQIEYSYASYSIENEQSGSQMSAEDQASLNRDSDYQRLSLESLFPLWQRIYGKANVFYGAQEAKGESQSFDEFHYSLSIMTKYERHFVSVQAAFSDREYNAKNPIFGEVQKDDVARYSFIYSYSEPFNIEGTNLNIIYQNKKNDANIAFYDSSTKLFSVGMSYSFN